From Saccharothrix espanaensis DSM 44229, the proteins below share one genomic window:
- a CDS encoding histidine kinase produces the protein MLVWLVAAVPVVWAAITSLPGRLAPWEAVAYLVVLAAVVPAARRWPVGALLAAGVTWQVSFFAAVSVDSTVAVGALSAGLASVAFLAGRHATTGERGVVALVVLGAGAVTVAVVVGGADTALAALSGTAALAAVPWTIGRYRRQYLAMVEAGWQRAEQLERDVDRARARERARLAAEMHDLVGHELARAALRTGALELAPDLGVEHRASARAAREAVTAAAERLADVVSLLRTGEPERVESLDEVLDRARLAGLVVESTGDGLGAVDPVIAHTVHRVVTEAITNAIKHAPGAPVTVDLTRTGNNPTRSGGDPTQADGDLDRAGGDLGRGGGADGGGVELSVVSGPGRRGPAAGGGRGLLGLAERVALVGGTFAARDLGGAGERGGFEVRASLPASPVLHDAPATGTHRRRAELQVRRSARRTVLLTCAVAGGIVLAALGYLVFDATTSVLDPADYQRLRVGQAESEVAAVLPARTRVDDPGRAPLPPAGATCHYYSTHRNPFDARRLDLYRLCFRDGRLADKALLARDP, from the coding sequence GGGCGGCGATCACGTCGCTGCCCGGCCGGTTGGCACCCTGGGAAGCGGTGGCGTACTTGGTGGTTCTCGCCGCGGTGGTGCCGGCGGCGCGCCGGTGGCCGGTGGGGGCGCTGCTGGCGGCCGGGGTGACGTGGCAGGTGTCGTTCTTCGCGGCGGTGTCGGTGGACAGCACCGTGGCCGTGGGGGCGTTGTCGGCGGGGCTGGCCTCGGTGGCGTTCCTGGCCGGGCGGCACGCGACGACCGGGGAACGCGGTGTCGTGGCGCTCGTCGTGCTCGGTGCGGGCGCGGTGACGGTGGCGGTCGTCGTGGGCGGTGCGGACACGGCGTTGGCGGCGTTGTCCGGGACGGCGGCGCTCGCGGCCGTGCCGTGGACGATCGGGCGCTACCGGCGGCAGTACCTGGCGATGGTCGAGGCCGGGTGGCAGCGTGCCGAACAGCTCGAACGCGACGTCGACCGGGCCCGTGCCCGGGAACGGGCCCGGCTGGCCGCCGAGATGCACGACCTGGTCGGGCACGAGCTGGCGCGGGCGGCGCTGCGGACCGGTGCGCTGGAACTGGCGCCGGACCTGGGCGTGGAGCACCGCGCGTCGGCTCGGGCGGCCCGCGAGGCGGTCACCGCCGCCGCCGAGCGGCTGGCCGACGTGGTGAGCCTGCTGCGCACCGGGGAACCGGAGCGCGTCGAGTCGCTGGACGAGGTGCTGGACCGGGCCCGACTCGCCGGCCTGGTGGTGGAGTCGACCGGCGACGGCCTGGGGGCGGTCGACCCGGTCATCGCGCACACCGTGCACCGCGTGGTCACCGAGGCGATCACCAACGCGATCAAACACGCCCCGGGCGCACCCGTCACCGTCGACCTGACCCGAACCGGCAACAACCCCACCCGATCCGGCGGTGACCCCACCCAGGCAGACGGTGACCTCGACCGGGCCGGTGGTGACCTCGGCCGGGGTGGTGGGGCGGACGGCGGTGGGGTCGAGCTCAGCGTGGTGTCCGGACCGGGGCGGCGCGGCCCGGCCGCCGGTGGTGGCCGGGGGTTGCTCGGGCTGGCCGAACGGGTCGCGCTCGTCGGCGGCACGTTCGCCGCGCGCGACCTCGGCGGTGCCGGCGAGCGCGGCGGGTTCGAGGTGCGCGCGAGCCTGCCCGCCTCGCCGGTCCTGCACGACGCCCCGGCCACCGGCACCCACCGCCGCCGCGCAGAGCTGCAAGTCCGGCGCAGTGCCCGGCGCACCGTGCTGCTGACCTGCGCCGTGGCGGGTGGGATCGTGCTCGCCGCGCTCGGCTACCTGGTGTTCGACGCGACGACCTCCGTGCTCGACCCCGCCGACTACCAGCGCCTGCGGGTCGGGCAGGCCGAGTCCGAGGTGGCGGCCGTGCTGCCGGCCCGCACGCGGGTGGACGACCCCGGCCGGGCCCCGCTGCCGCCCGCCGGCGCGACCTGCCACTACTACAGCACCCACCGCAACCCGTTCGACGCCCGCCGGCTGGACCTCTACCGGCTGTGCTTCCGGGACGGCCGGCTGGCCGACAAGGCCCTGCTCGCGCGCGACCCGTGA
- a CDS encoding response regulator: MIRVVLADDEAVVRVGVRAVLATAHDVEVVGEAGTGRAAVDLVLAHRPDVAVLDIRMPELDGLDAAAEIRRLDTGTASLILTTFADDGYISRALGEGIGGFVLKTGDPHEIVAGVRAVASGAAYLSPLVAKRLVDHVSGRGPRLRAGDRVGDLTGREREVLGLVGAGLSNAEIAERLHVVEGTVKVYVGNVLRHLDVRNRVQAAIVAYEAGLIPPTT; this comes from the coding sequence GTGATCAGGGTGGTGCTGGCGGACGATGAAGCGGTCGTGCGCGTCGGGGTGCGGGCCGTGCTGGCGACCGCGCACGACGTGGAAGTGGTCGGCGAGGCGGGCACCGGGCGCGCGGCGGTCGACCTGGTGCTCGCGCACCGGCCGGACGTGGCCGTGCTGGACATCCGGATGCCCGAGCTGGACGGGCTCGACGCGGCGGCGGAGATCCGGCGGCTGGACACCGGCACCGCGTCGTTGATCCTGACCACGTTCGCCGACGACGGGTACATCTCCCGCGCGCTCGGCGAGGGGATCGGCGGGTTCGTGCTCAAGACCGGCGACCCGCACGAGATCGTCGCGGGGGTGCGCGCGGTCGCGTCCGGTGCCGCGTACCTCTCGCCCCTGGTCGCGAAACGGCTGGTCGACCACGTGTCCGGCCGGGGTCCCCGGCTGCGCGCCGGCGACCGCGTCGGCGACCTGACCGGACGCGAGCGCGAGGTGCTCGGCCTGGTCGGCGCGGGCCTGTCGAACGCCGAGATCGCCGAACGCCTCCACGTCGTGGAAGGAACCGTGAAGGTGTACGTAGGCAACGTCCTGCGGCACCTCGACGTGCGCAACCGGGTCCAAGCCGCGATCGTCGCCTACGAAGCCGGTCTGATCCCGCCGACGACCTGA